A region of Thermobifida halotolerans DNA encodes the following proteins:
- a CDS encoding flavin reductase family protein: MTDNGQGRNLTATRSAPPAPPDRAAQASLRQAMSRFATGVTVLTVGGEHCHGMTANSFTSVSLDPPLALCCVARSARMHRAIARGRHFAVSVLEAGQQEVARHFADRDRPDGPAQFDAVAWLPGPLTGAPLLSGALAWLECEVVEVYGGGDHSIFLGRVLGSARGTGGEALLFFDRGFRRLEPCEER; encoded by the coding sequence ATGACCGACAACGGACAGGGCCGCAACCTGACGGCCACGCGTTCGGCGCCCCCGGCCCCGCCGGACCGCGCTGCGCAGGCGTCGCTGCGCCAGGCGATGTCCCGGTTCGCCACGGGGGTCACCGTGCTCACCGTCGGCGGCGAGCACTGCCACGGGATGACCGCCAACTCCTTCACCTCGGTGTCGCTGGACCCCCCGCTGGCGCTGTGCTGTGTGGCGCGCAGCGCGCGGATGCACCGCGCGATCGCCCGCGGGCGGCACTTCGCGGTCTCGGTGCTGGAGGCCGGGCAGCAGGAGGTGGCGCGCCACTTCGCCGACCGGGACCGGCCCGACGGCCCCGCCCAGTTCGACGCGGTCGCCTGGCTGCCGGGGCCGCTCACCGGCGCGCCGCTGCTCTCCGGCGCGCTGGCCTGGCTGGAGTGCGAGGTCGTCGAGGTCTACGGCGGCGGCGACCACTCGATCTTCCTCGGCCGCGTGCTGGGCTCGGCCCGCGGCACCGGAGGGGAGGCGCTGCTGTTCTTCGACCGCGGCTTCCGCCGACTGGAACCGTGCGAGGAGCGGTAG
- a CDS encoding SDR family NAD(P)-dependent oxidoreductase, producing the protein MKTERIAIVGIGLRYPDANSPDELWENVLAGRRAFRRLPDERMNRADYWSPDPTAPDRFYAEKAAVLRDFEFDRVRYRVAGSTYRSTDMTHWLALDVASRALEDAGFPDGEGLPRQSTGVVIGNSLTGEFSRANVMRLRWPYVRRTVAAALAERGWDREETDAFLRALETRYKAPFPPIDEDTLAGGLSNTIAGRVCNHFDLKGGGYTVDGACSSSLLSVVTAAKALVDGDLDVALAGGVDLSIDPFEVIGFAKTGALATGEMKVYDRGSNGFWPGEGAGVLVLMREEDALDRGMRIYASITGWAVSSDGKGGITRPEASGHRLALRRAYERAGYGIETVSYFEGHGTGTALGDATEIEALSSARRAADAAARPAALGTVKANFGHTKAAAGVAGLIKATLAVHHQVIPPATGHRDPHPLLGGEEAAVYVPREARPWPTAQHIRAGVSAMGFGGINTHVAIEQPPGAERRDGLDERAVALAAGRQDAELLLLAAHGPDELRDRVGGLADLAARLSYAELTDLAGALAAEAAEGEVRAAVVASSPEEAAHRLTRLHDLLEGGTTSVFDAKEGIFLGRRSKAPAIAYLFPGQGSGRGGVGALRRRFAEAEETFAAADLPVDGDQTATQVAQPRIVTGSLAALRVLRRLGVDADVAVGHSLGELTALHWGGAMDAERLLELAAERGRVMAEASRGGGAMAGIAAAPERVRLLLDGTEAVVAGHNGPGQTVISGPAEAVERVCAAARSDGLAATRINVSHAFHSPLVAPAAEEMAERLARIDFAPLNRTVASTVTGDLLAPDTDLRALLRDQIVRPVRFHEAAATAAARADLVLEVGPGRVLTGLMETIDPDTPVLAVDTDSDSLVPLLRALGAAHALGVRVDAEALFAGRVLRGLPEDGNLVFLANPCEAAPAIDAALTSPTDAAAEAAEAPEAGSGSAATPDSTLDLLRRLAAERVELPLETVGADTRPLDDLHLSSITVGQIVNEATRELGRPLLEAASGFATLSLGELARLIDELEETALDGDGGAAEAPGVAPWVRAFSLDHVERALPDRAVDRGSGPGEWAVHTTPGHPLAEPLRAALAEAGLGGGVLLCLPADCGEEHVRLFLDAARAATAAGATRLVVVQQGLGASGLAKTLHLEAPGVTTTLVELADVAPTDPREVEEAVRRVVAEAAATTGFSEARYDADGVRTVPVLTALDAPTEQSGETVLDERDVLLVTGGGKGITAECALAVARDSGARLALLGRADPASDPELAANLARVADAGIEFRYERADVTRAEQVGAAVERIRADLGPVTAVLHGAGRNEPTALANLTEEAFRQTLAPKVTGLRNVLDAVERDRIKLLVTFGSIIGRAGLRGEAHYATANDWMSELTARFHREQPRARVLALEWSVWSGAGMGERLGVVEALMREGISPISAENGIAVLRQVLADPAAGPVLVVSGRAAGLPTLALPRRELPLLRFVDRVVAHYPGVELVTEADLSPGGDPYLDDHLLEGDLLFPAVIGMEAMTQVAAALTGHDGPPVLEDVEFLRPVVVRPGGSTTIRLAALARNSTTVDVVLRSEETGFGADHFRATVRFARPPLTDNGERDGEVGLPVLPVDPVTELYGGVLFQGKRFQRLLAYRHASARRAVAEVAASSAAPWFAAFLPQERLLADPGTRDAVMHALQACVPDATLLPQGIERLHLAARADQDVEYVVLDARERGQDGDSYVYDIDVRDGTGTLVERWEGLTLRAVRRRDGAGPWTPVLLGSHLERSLERVLGGSRAVVVEPDPEPAAGAERRERTELALGRALGRPVRLRHRPDGKPEVEGACVSASHGAGLTLAVAGATPLGCDVEPAVDRAEQDWEALLGPGALAVRDLLVAEAGDSPAVAGTRVWSAVECLRKTGVTVRALTVDRVHPDGWAVLAAGGARIATWVTTVNDRPEPIVFAVLAEEER; encoded by the coding sequence CGAACGCATGAACCGCGCCGACTACTGGTCGCCGGACCCGACCGCGCCGGACCGCTTCTACGCGGAGAAGGCGGCCGTCCTGCGCGACTTCGAGTTCGACCGGGTCAGGTACCGGGTCGCCGGAAGCACCTACCGCTCCACGGACATGACCCACTGGCTCGCCCTCGACGTCGCCTCCCGGGCGCTGGAGGACGCCGGTTTCCCCGACGGGGAGGGGCTGCCCAGGCAGTCCACCGGAGTTGTCATCGGCAACAGCCTCACCGGTGAGTTCTCCAGGGCGAACGTCATGCGGCTGCGCTGGCCCTACGTCCGCCGCACGGTCGCCGCCGCGCTCGCGGAGCGGGGCTGGGACCGGGAGGAGACCGACGCGTTCCTGCGCGCCCTGGAGACGCGCTACAAGGCCCCGTTCCCCCCGATCGACGAGGACACCCTGGCCGGCGGGCTGTCCAACACCATCGCGGGCCGCGTCTGCAACCACTTCGACCTGAAGGGCGGCGGCTACACCGTCGACGGCGCGTGCTCCTCCTCCCTGCTGTCGGTCGTCACCGCGGCCAAGGCCCTCGTCGACGGCGACCTCGACGTCGCGCTCGCCGGAGGCGTCGACCTGTCGATCGACCCGTTCGAGGTCATCGGCTTCGCCAAGACCGGCGCGCTGGCCACCGGCGAGATGAAGGTCTACGACCGCGGCTCCAACGGGTTCTGGCCGGGTGAGGGCGCGGGGGTGCTCGTGCTGATGCGGGAGGAGGACGCGCTCGACCGCGGCATGCGGATCTACGCCTCCATCACCGGCTGGGCGGTCTCCTCCGACGGCAAGGGCGGCATCACCCGGCCCGAGGCCAGCGGGCACCGCCTCGCCCTGAGGCGCGCCTACGAGCGCGCCGGATACGGCATCGAGACCGTCTCCTACTTCGAGGGACACGGCACCGGCACCGCCCTGGGCGACGCCACCGAGATCGAGGCGCTGTCCTCGGCCCGCCGCGCCGCCGACGCCGCCGCCCGACCGGCGGCGCTGGGCACCGTCAAGGCCAACTTCGGGCACACCAAGGCCGCGGCGGGGGTCGCCGGACTGATCAAGGCGACCCTCGCGGTGCACCACCAGGTGATCCCGCCCGCCACGGGGCACCGCGATCCGCACCCGCTGCTGGGCGGCGAGGAGGCCGCCGTGTACGTGCCGCGCGAGGCCCGGCCGTGGCCGACCGCCCAGCACATCCGCGCGGGCGTGTCCGCCATGGGGTTCGGCGGGATCAACACGCACGTGGCGATCGAGCAGCCCCCCGGAGCCGAACGCCGCGACGGGCTCGACGAGCGGGCGGTGGCGCTGGCCGCGGGCCGCCAGGACGCCGAACTGCTGCTGCTGGCCGCCCACGGTCCGGACGAACTGCGCGACCGCGTCGGCGGCCTGGCGGACCTGGCGGCCAGGCTGTCCTACGCCGAACTGACCGACCTCGCGGGCGCCCTGGCCGCGGAGGCCGCCGAAGGAGAGGTGCGCGCCGCCGTCGTCGCCTCCTCCCCCGAGGAGGCCGCGCACCGGCTGACCCGCCTGCACGACCTGCTCGAAGGCGGAACGACCAGCGTGTTCGACGCCAAGGAGGGGATCTTCCTCGGCCGGCGCTCGAAAGCACCCGCCATCGCCTACCTGTTCCCGGGCCAGGGGTCGGGGCGCGGCGGCGTCGGCGCGCTCCGCCGCCGCTTCGCGGAGGCGGAGGAGACGTTCGCCGCGGCCGACCTGCCCGTCGACGGAGACCAGACGGCGACGCAGGTCGCCCAGCCGCGCATCGTCACCGGCTCGCTCGCGGCCCTGCGGGTGCTGCGCAGGCTGGGCGTCGACGCCGACGTCGCCGTCGGGCACAGCCTCGGCGAGCTGACCGCGCTGCACTGGGGCGGGGCCATGGACGCCGAGAGGCTGCTGGAGCTGGCCGCGGAGCGCGGCCGGGTCATGGCCGAGGCCAGTCGCGGCGGCGGCGCGATGGCGGGCATCGCGGCGGCCCCCGAGCGGGTCCGGCTCCTCCTCGACGGCACGGAGGCGGTCGTGGCGGGCCACAACGGCCCCGGGCAGACGGTGATCTCGGGTCCGGCCGAGGCCGTGGAGCGCGTCTGCGCGGCGGCGCGCTCCGACGGCCTGGCGGCCACGCGGATCAACGTCTCCCACGCCTTCCACTCGCCCCTGGTCGCCCCGGCCGCCGAGGAGATGGCCGAACGGCTGGCCCGGATCGACTTCGCCCCGCTCAACCGCACCGTGGCCTCCACCGTCACCGGTGACCTGCTCGCCCCCGACACCGACCTGCGCGCCCTGCTGCGCGACCAGATCGTGCGCCCGGTGCGGTTCCACGAGGCCGCGGCCACGGCGGCGGCGCGGGCCGACCTGGTGCTGGAGGTCGGCCCAGGAAGGGTGCTGACCGGGCTGATGGAGACGATCGACCCGGACACGCCGGTGCTCGCGGTGGACACCGACAGCGACTCGCTGGTCCCCCTGCTGCGCGCGCTGGGCGCGGCGCACGCGCTCGGTGTCCGGGTGGACGCCGAGGCGCTGTTCGCCGGTCGGGTCCTGCGTGGACTCCCCGAGGACGGCAACCTCGTCTTCCTCGCCAACCCCTGCGAGGCGGCCCCCGCCATCGACGCCGCGCTGACGTCCCCGACCGACGCCGCGGCCGAGGCGGCCGAGGCGCCCGAAGCCGGGTCCGGGTCCGCCGCGACGCCGGACTCCACGCTGGACCTGCTGCGCAGGCTGGCGGCGGAACGGGTCGAACTGCCGCTGGAGACGGTCGGAGCGGACACCCGGCCGCTGGACGACCTCCACCTGAGCTCCATCACGGTCGGCCAGATCGTCAACGAGGCCACCAGGGAGCTGGGGCGTCCCCTGCTGGAGGCGGCGTCGGGCTTCGCCACCCTGAGTCTGGGAGAGCTGGCGCGGCTGATCGACGAACTGGAGGAGACGGCCCTGGACGGGGACGGGGGTGCCGCGGAGGCGCCCGGAGTGGCCCCGTGGGTGCGCGCGTTCTCCCTCGACCACGTCGAGCGGGCCCTGCCCGACCGCGCGGTGGACCGGGGGAGCGGGCCCGGGGAGTGGGCGGTCCACACCACGCCGGGCCACCCCCTGGCGGAGCCGCTGCGCGCCGCCCTGGCCGAGGCGGGTCTGGGAGGCGGCGTCCTGCTGTGCCTGCCCGCCGACTGCGGCGAGGAGCACGTGCGCCTGTTCCTCGACGCCGCACGCGCGGCCACGGCCGCAGGCGCCACCCGGCTCGTGGTGGTGCAGCAGGGGCTCGGCGCCTCCGGCCTGGCCAAGACGCTGCACCTGGAGGCACCCGGGGTGACGACCACGCTGGTCGAGCTGGCCGACGTCGCGCCGACCGACCCGCGCGAGGTCGAGGAGGCGGTCCGGCGCGTGGTCGCCGAGGCCGCCGCCACGACCGGTTTCTCCGAGGCGCGCTACGACGCCGACGGCGTTCGCACCGTGCCGGTTCTGACCGCCCTGGACGCGCCGACGGAGCAGAGCGGGGAAACGGTGCTGGACGAACGGGACGTCCTGCTCGTCACCGGGGGCGGCAAGGGGATCACGGCCGAGTGCGCCCTGGCGGTCGCCCGGGACTCGGGAGCGCGACTGGCCCTGCTGGGGCGGGCCGACCCCGCCTCCGACCCCGAGCTCGCGGCCAACCTGGCGCGCGTGGCGGACGCCGGGATCGAGTTCCGCTACGAGCGCGCCGACGTGACCCGGGCCGAACAGGTCGGGGCGGCCGTCGAGCGGATCCGGGCCGACCTCGGCCCGGTCACCGCGGTCCTGCACGGCGCCGGCCGCAACGAGCCGACCGCGCTGGCCAACCTCACCGAGGAGGCGTTCCGGCAGACGCTCGCCCCCAAGGTCACCGGCCTGCGCAACGTGCTGGACGCCGTCGAGCGCGACCGGATCAAGCTGCTGGTCACGTTCGGGAGCATCATCGGCCGGGCCGGTCTGCGCGGCGAGGCGCACTACGCCACCGCCAACGACTGGATGAGCGAGCTGACGGCGAGGTTCCACCGGGAGCAGCCGCGGGCGCGCGTCCTGGCGCTGGAGTGGTCGGTGTGGTCCGGGGCCGGAATGGGGGAGCGGCTCGGCGTCGTCGAGGCGCTGATGCGGGAGGGCATCTCCCCGATCTCCGCCGAGAACGGCATCGCGGTGCTGCGCCAGGTGCTCGCCGACCCCGCCGCGGGACCGGTGCTCGTGGTGAGCGGCAGGGCCGCCGGGCTGCCCACGCTGGCGCTGCCCCGCCGCGAACTGCCGCTGCTGCGGTTCGTGGACCGGGTCGTGGCGCACTACCCGGGGGTCGAGCTGGTCACGGAGGCCGACCTGTCGCCGGGCGGCGACCCCTACCTCGACGACCACCTGCTGGAGGGCGACCTGCTGTTTCCCGCGGTGATCGGCATGGAGGCGATGACCCAGGTCGCCGCGGCGCTGACCGGCCACGACGGTCCTCCGGTGCTGGAGGACGTCGAGTTCCTGCGCCCCGTCGTCGTACGGCCGGGAGGGTCGACGACCATCCGCCTGGCGGCGCTGGCGAGGAACAGCACGACCGTGGACGTGGTCCTGCGCAGCGAGGAGACCGGTTTCGGCGCCGACCACTTCCGCGCCACGGTGCGCTTCGCCCGCCCGCCCCTGACCGACAACGGGGAGCGCGACGGCGAGGTGGGCCTGCCCGTGCTGCCCGTCGACCCGGTCACCGAGCTCTACGGCGGGGTGCTGTTCCAGGGCAAGCGGTTCCAGCGGCTGCTGGCCTACCGCCACGCGAGCGCGCGGCGCGCGGTGGCGGAGGTCGCCGCCTCCTCGGCGGCCCCGTGGTTCGCGGCGTTCCTGCCGCAGGAGCGGCTGCTGGCCGACCCGGGAACCCGCGACGCGGTGATGCACGCCCTCCAGGCGTGCGTGCCCGACGCCACCCTGCTGCCCCAGGGGATCGAACGGCTGCACCTCGCGGCCAGAGCCGACCAGGACGTCGAGTACGTGGTGCTGGACGCCCGGGAACGCGGCCAGGACGGCGACAGCTACGTCTACGACATCGACGTGCGCGACGGGACGGGGACGCTGGTCGAACGCTGGGAGGGGCTGACGCTGCGCGCGGTGCGCAGGCGCGACGGCGCCGGACCCTGGACGCCCGTGCTGCTCGGCTCCCACCTGGAGCGGTCCCTGGAGCGGGTGCTGGGCGGCAGTCGCGCGGTCGTCGTCGAACCCGACCCCGAGCCCGCGGCGGGCGCGGAGCGGCGGGAGCGGACCGAGTTGGCGCTCGGCCGCGCGCTCGGCCGCCCGGTGCGGCTGCGGCACCGGCCCGACGGCAAACCCGAGGTCGAGGGGGCCTGCGTGTCGGCGTCGCACGGCGCAGGACTGACCCTGGCCGTGGCCGGGGCCACGCCGCTCGGCTGCGACGTCGAGCCCGCGGTCGACCGCGCCGAACAGGACTGGGAGGCCCTGCTCGGCCCCGGGGCGCTGGCCGTCCGCGACCTCCTGGTCGCCGAGGCCGGGGACTCCCCGGCAGTGGCGGGCACCCGGGTCTGGAGCGCGGTGGAGTGCCTGCGCAAGACCGGGGTGACCGTGCGGGCCCTCACCGTCGACAGGGTCCACCCGGACGGCTGGGCGGTGCTGGCCGCGGGCGGCGCCCGGATCGCCACCTGGGTGACGACCGTCAACGACCGCCCCGAGCCGATCGTCTTCGCCGTGCTCGCCGAGGAGGAGCGCTGA
- a CDS encoding helix-turn-helix transcriptional regulator, producing MREAIQQAVLSIHKRYFDPLTLNSLASEVFVSPYHFSRVFSKTIGVTPGRYLSAIRLFEAKRLLLTTSLTVSDIVCSVGYNSVGTFTSRFTQEVGMSPTQYRRPDVRELVLAVSPDFQRLPPVDLAREAKKRNARNHPGGGSIEYTVELPPWAGNANVLVGVFADPIPQCAPVACQAWTGTGTARLLIEDVPVGHWVAIAVAEPVGGAPGSGEVLIGDVRHPVAVTAGHVTRLGVQMRRLQPVDPPIAVTLASSAFPRQANDGVERYYERQQAAA from the coding sequence GTGCGAGAGGCAATTCAGCAAGCCGTTCTGTCCATTCACAAGAGATACTTCGATCCTCTTACCCTCAACAGTCTCGCGTCAGAGGTCTTCGTCAGTCCGTACCACTTCTCAAGAGTGTTCTCCAAGACCATCGGGGTAACCCCCGGAAGATACCTTTCCGCGATCCGGCTCTTCGAGGCGAAGCGACTGCTGCTCACCACCTCCCTGACCGTCTCCGACATCGTGTGCAGTGTCGGATACAACAGCGTGGGCACCTTCACCAGCAGGTTCACCCAGGAGGTGGGGATGTCTCCCACGCAGTACCGGCGCCCCGATGTCAGGGAGCTGGTCCTCGCCGTCTCCCCCGACTTCCAGCGCCTGCCGCCGGTCGACCTCGCACGCGAGGCGAAGAAGCGCAACGCCCGGAACCACCCCGGAGGCGGCTCGATCGAGTACACCGTCGAACTGCCACCGTGGGCGGGAAACGCCAACGTCCTGGTGGGGGTGTTCGCCGATCCGATCCCGCAGTGCGCGCCCGTCGCCTGCCAGGCCTGGACCGGGACGGGAACGGCGCGACTGCTCATCGAGGACGTCCCGGTCGGCCACTGGGTGGCCATCGCGGTGGCGGAGCCGGTCGGGGGAGCACCCGGCTCCGGGGAGGTGCTCATCGGAGACGTCCGGCACCCGGTCGCGGTCACCGCCGGCCATGTCACCCGCCTCGGCGTGCAGATGCGGAGGCTGCAGCCCGTCGATCCCCCGATCGCCGTCACCCTGGCCTCCAGTGCCTTTCCGCGGCAGGCGAACGACGGAGTCGAGCGCTACTACGAGCGCCAGCAGGCTGCCGCCTGA
- a CDS encoding NAD-dependent epimerase/dehydratase family protein translates to MLVAVTGGTGFVGAHSVAEIVRAGHRVRLLVRSPDGVDRALDPLGVDRDAVEAVVGDATDGAAVASALRGADAVLHAASVYSFDSRRRAEIRRTNERSTRVVLEAARRAGADPIVHVSTFGALLPARGGVIGPDSPVGSPRETYLASKAAAERVARRHQREGAPVVITYPPALLGPHSPRLGDQAARVRDVLRGLMPVWPLGGFPVGDVRDTARLHAALLTAPRHGRNRHFGPGRLLSTPQYLRVLREVTGRALPALFLPARLMLPVGRCADLLQRVWPWHIPAEYGAVYTCARAAWPEGAVGTHGIGARPVAETLADTVRWLYDEGHLTARQAGVRRSETRGTR, encoded by the coding sequence GTGCTTGTCGCAGTGACCGGGGGCACCGGTTTCGTCGGCGCCCACTCGGTCGCGGAGATCGTGCGGGCGGGCCACCGGGTCCGCCTGCTCGTCCGCTCCCCGGACGGGGTCGACCGGGCGCTCGACCCGCTGGGGGTCGACCGCGACGCGGTGGAGGCGGTGGTCGGCGACGCGACGGACGGGGCCGCCGTGGCCTCCGCGCTGCGCGGGGCCGACGCCGTGCTGCACGCCGCGTCGGTGTACTCCTTCGACAGCCGACGGCGGGCGGAGATCCGGCGGACCAACGAGCGGAGCACCCGGGTCGTGCTGGAGGCCGCGCGCAGGGCGGGCGCCGATCCGATCGTCCACGTCTCGACCTTCGGGGCGCTGCTGCCCGCCCGGGGCGGGGTGATCGGACCGGACTCGCCCGTCGGCTCCCCGCGCGAGACCTACCTGGCGAGCAAGGCCGCGGCTGAGCGGGTCGCGCGCCGCCACCAGCGGGAGGGCGCCCCGGTCGTGATCACCTATCCGCCCGCCCTGCTCGGGCCGCACTCACCACGCCTGGGGGACCAGGCGGCCCGGGTCCGCGACGTGCTGCGCGGGCTGATGCCGGTGTGGCCGCTGGGCGGCTTCCCGGTCGGCGACGTGCGCGACACCGCGCGACTGCACGCCGCGCTGCTCACCGCTCCACGACACGGGAGGAACCGCCACTTCGGTCCGGGGCGTCTCCTGTCCACCCCGCAGTACCTGCGGGTCCTGCGGGAGGTCACCGGGCGGGCGCTGCCGGCCCTCTTCCTCCCGGCGCGTCTGATGCTGCCGGTGGGGCGGTGCGCCGACCTGCTCCAGCGCGTGTGGCCCTGGCACATCCCGGCGGAGTACGGCGCCGTCTACACGTGTGCCCGGGCCGCGTGGCCGGAGGGGGCCGTCGGCACGCACGGGATCGGGGCGCGTCCCGTCGCCGAGACCCTGGCGGACACCGTGCGCTGGCTGTACGACGAGGGTCACCTGACCGCCCGCCAGGCGGGAGTCCGGCGGTCCGAGACGAGGGGAACCCGATGA
- a CDS encoding acyl-CoA thioesterase, producing MTDYYEIRHTVGFEETNLVGNVYYVNYLRWQGRCREMFLKERAPGVLAELQEDLKLFTLRVECDFFAEITAFDELSVRMRLEELTQTQIQFSFDYVRLQDDVENLVAHGRQRIACMRGPNTRTVPARVPEELRRALAPYARTAQPVRG from the coding sequence ATGACCGACTACTACGAGATCCGCCACACCGTCGGCTTCGAGGAGACCAACCTCGTCGGCAACGTCTACTACGTCAACTACCTGCGCTGGCAGGGGCGCTGCCGGGAGATGTTCCTCAAGGAGCGGGCGCCGGGCGTGCTGGCGGAGCTGCAGGAGGACCTGAAGCTGTTCACCCTCAGGGTCGAGTGCGACTTCTTCGCCGAGATCACCGCGTTCGACGAGCTGTCGGTGCGGATGCGCCTGGAGGAGCTGACCCAGACGCAGATCCAGTTCAGCTTCGACTACGTGCGCCTCCAGGACGACGTGGAGAACCTGGTCGCCCACGGCCGGCAGCGCATCGCGTGCATGCGCGGGCCCAACACCAGGACGGTGCCCGCCCGGGTGCCCGAGGAGCTGCGCAGGGCGCTGGCCCCCTACGCGCGGACCGCCCAGCCGGTGAGGGGGTGA
- a CDS encoding TetR/AcrR family transcriptional regulator — translation MSPRRSDPSTRPTLIDTAARLLAAEGPRALSARRVAVEAGSSTMAVYTHFKGMGGLVRAIVHEGFLRLQEHLTRVERTDDPVSDMALLGRAYRRNALANPHLYTVMFGGCSLSGFSLDEEDRQHGRYTLRNVTECADRCIGRGRFRNGDAELVAHRMWSAIHGLVVLELGDYLVAPYGAERCFEDQLVGLMVGAGDTPEAATASVAASGIRFARGESG, via the coding sequence GTGAGTCCTCGACGTTCCGACCCCAGCACGCGTCCCACGCTGATCGACACCGCCGCCCGGCTGCTCGCGGCGGAAGGCCCCCGGGCGCTGTCCGCCCGCCGCGTCGCCGTCGAGGCGGGCAGTTCGACCATGGCGGTCTACACCCACTTCAAGGGCATGGGCGGTCTGGTGCGCGCGATCGTCCACGAGGGGTTCCTCCGCCTCCAGGAACACCTCACCCGGGTGGAGCGCACCGACGACCCGGTCTCCGACATGGCCCTGCTGGGCAGGGCCTACCGCCGCAACGCCCTGGCCAACCCGCACCTGTACACGGTCATGTTCGGCGGCTGCTCGCTCTCGGGCTTCTCCCTGGACGAGGAGGACCGCCAGCACGGGCGCTACACCCTGCGCAACGTGACCGAGTGCGCGGACCGCTGCATCGGTCGGGGGCGGTTCCGCAACGGCGACGCCGAACTCGTCGCCCACCGGATGTGGAGCGCGATCCACGGCCTGGTCGTCCTCGAACTCGGCGACTACCTCGTCGCGCCCTACGGCGCCGAGCGCTGCTTCGAGGACCAGCTCGTCGGCCTGATGGTCGGCGCCGGCGACACGCCGGAGGCCGCCACCGCGTCGGTGGCGGCCTCCGGAATCCGCTTCGCGCGCGGGGAGAGCGGGTGA
- a CDS encoding acyl-CoA carboxylase subunit beta: protein MAALRARREEVRDRILTGAADAVQRQRALGKRTARERLELLLDEDSFVEIDMFRRGRAEAAGRGGELPHTDGVVAGSGTIDGRRVFVYAQDFTILGGSLGTAHAEKIHKVMDMALAAGAPLIGLNDSGGARIQEGASALHGYGGIFRRHVQASGVIPQISVVMGPCAGGAAYSPALTDFTFMVRGTAQMYLTGPDVVEAVSGERVSHAELGGADVHGRLSGVASVVCDDEEGCLEEVRYLVSMLPSNNLDTAPRTPPCGAERDERPRLAEIVPADPGRPYDMRLVVAELVDDGEFFEVHEEWAPNVVCALARIDGEVVGVVGNQPMALAGVLDIPAAEKAARFVRFCDAFNIPLVTLVDVPGFLPGTGQEHAGAIRHGAKLLYAYCEATVPRVQVVVRKAYGGAYIVMDSRSVGSDLSLAWPTNEIAVMGAEGAVNVVHRRRLAAAAEPERLRAELTAEYAERFMHPYYAAERGLVDEVIDPALTRAAVARGLAMMRDKRVPGPRRKHGNVPL, encoded by the coding sequence ATGGCCGCGCTCCGCGCGCGGCGGGAGGAGGTGCGCGACCGGATTCTCACCGGTGCCGCGGACGCGGTCCAGCGGCAGCGCGCGCTCGGCAAGCGCACCGCAAGGGAGCGCCTGGAGCTGCTGCTGGACGAGGACTCGTTCGTCGAGATCGACATGTTCCGGCGCGGCCGGGCCGAGGCGGCGGGGCGCGGCGGGGAGCTGCCCCACACCGACGGCGTGGTCGCGGGGTCGGGCACGATCGACGGCCGCCGGGTGTTCGTCTACGCCCAGGACTTCACGATCCTCGGCGGGTCGCTCGGTACGGCGCACGCCGAGAAGATCCACAAGGTGATGGACATGGCGCTGGCGGCCGGGGCTCCTCTCATCGGGCTCAACGACAGCGGCGGGGCCCGCATCCAGGAGGGGGCCTCCGCCCTGCACGGATACGGTGGGATCTTCCGGCGCCACGTCCAGGCGTCGGGGGTGATCCCGCAGATCAGCGTCGTCATGGGGCCGTGCGCCGGGGGAGCGGCCTACTCCCCGGCGCTGACCGACTTCACGTTCATGGTGCGCGGCACCGCGCAGATGTACCTGACCGGCCCCGACGTCGTCGAGGCGGTGAGCGGGGAGCGCGTCAGCCACGCCGAACTCGGCGGAGCCGACGTGCACGGCAGGCTGTCGGGGGTGGCCTCCGTGGTGTGCGACGACGAGGAGGGCTGCCTGGAGGAGGTGCGCTACCTCGTCTCGATGCTGCCGTCCAACAACCTGGACACCGCGCCGCGGACTCCCCCGTGCGGCGCGGAGCGCGACGAGCGGCCCCGCCTGGCCGAGATCGTCCCGGCGGACCCGGGCAGGCCGTACGACATGCGCCTGGTCGTCGCCGAACTGGTCGACGACGGGGAGTTCTTCGAGGTGCACGAGGAGTGGGCGCCGAACGTGGTCTGCGCGCTGGCGCGTATCGACGGCGAGGTGGTCGGCGTCGTCGGCAACCAGCCGATGGCGCTGGCGGGGGTGCTGGACATCCCCGCGGCGGAGAAGGCGGCGCGGTTCGTGCGGTTCTGCGACGCCTTCAACATCCCCCTGGTGACCCTGGTCGACGTCCCGGGGTTCCTGCCGGGCACGGGGCAGGAGCACGCGGGCGCGATCCGGCACGGCGCCAAGCTGCTGTACGCCTACTGCGAGGCGACGGTGCCGCGCGTCCAGGTCGTCGTGCGCAAGGCCTACGGGGGCGCCTACATCGTCATGGACTCGCGGTCGGTCGGGTCCGACCTGTCGCTGGCCTGGCCGACCAACGAGATCGCGGTGATGGGCGCCGAGGGGGCGGTGAACGTCGTCCACCGCAGGAGGCTGGCCGCCGCGGCGGAGCCCGAGCGGCTCAGGGCCGAACTGACGGCCGAGTACGCCGAGAGGTTCATGCACCCCTACTACGCGGCCGAGCGGGGACTGGTCGACGAGGTGATCGATCCGGCGCTGACCCGGGCGGCGGTGGCGCGCGGCCTGGCGATGATGCGGGACAAGCGCGTGCCGGGGCCGCGCCGCAAGCACGGCAACGTGCCGTTGTAG